The following coding sequences are from one Hippopotamus amphibius kiboko isolate mHipAmp2 chromosome 9, mHipAmp2.hap2, whole genome shotgun sequence window:
- the LOC130861501 gene encoding olfactory receptor 52N1, with the protein MSFLNGTSLTPASFILNGIPGLEEVHLWISVPLCTMYSIAITGNFGLMYLIYSEDALHKPMYVFLALLSFTDVLMCTSTLPNTLCILWLNLKEIDFKACLAQMFFVHTFTGMESGVLMLMALDRYVAICYPLRYATILTNSVIAKAGLLTFLRGVILVIPFTFLTKRLPYCRGNVIPHTYCDHMSVAKISCGNIKVNAIYGLMVALLIGGFDILCITVSYTMILQAVVSLSSADARQKAFSTCTAHICAIVITYVPAFFTFFAHRFGRRSIPPHIHIIMANLYLLMPPTMNPIVYGVKTKHIRECVTRFLFKGKDNSSHNI; encoded by the coding sequence ATGTCATTTCTAAATGGCACGAGCCTCACTCCAGCCTCATTCATCCTAAATGGTATTCCTGGGTTGGAAGAAGTGCATTTGTGGATCTCCGTCCCCCTGTGTACCATGTACAGCATTGCCATCACAGGGAACTTTGGCCTTATGTACCTCATCTACTCTGAAGACGCCTTGCACAAACCAATGTACGTCTTCCTAGCCCTTCTTTCCTTCACAGATGTGCTCATGTGCACCAGCACTCTTCCCAACACCCTCTGCATATTGTGGCTCAACCTCAAGGAGATTGATTTTAAGGCCTGCTTGGCTCAGATGTTTTTTGTGCATACTTTCACAGGAATGGAGTCTGGGGTGCTCATGCTCATGGCCCtggaccgctatgtggccatctgctaCCCCCTGCGCTATGCTACTATTCTCACTAATTCAGTCATTGCCAAGGCTGGGCTCCTCACTTTTCTTAGGGGTGTAATACTTGTTATCCCTTTCACTTTCCTCACCAAGCGCCTGCCATACTGCAGGGGCAATGTCATACCACATACCTACTGTGACCACATGTCTGTGGCCAAGATATCCTGTGGCAATATTAAGGTCAATGCCATCTATGGTCTGATGGTTGCCCTCTTGATTGGGGGCTTTGACATCCTGTGCATCACGGTCTCCTACACCATGATCCTCCAGGCAGTGGTCAGTCTCTCATCAGCAGACGCTCGGCAGAAGGCCTTCAGCACCTGCACTGCTCACATCTGTGCTATAGTCATCACGTACGTCCCAGCCTTCTTCACCTTCTTTGCACACCGTTTTGGGAGACGCTCAATTCCTCCACACATACACATTATTATGGCTAATCTCTATCTACTTATGCCTCCCACAATGAATCCTATTGTGTATGGGGTAAAAACCAAACATATACGAGAATGTGTCACTAGGTTCTTGTTTAAAGGAAAGGATAATTCTTCTCATAATATTTAA
- the LOC130861543 gene encoding olfactory receptor 52N2-like encodes MHQTNNSSLTPRYFILNGIPGLEAAHIWISLPFCFMYIMAVMGNCGLMYMISHEEALHRPMYYFLALLSLIDISGCTAFVPNMLCIFWLSLKVIDFNACLVQMFFIHMLTGMESGVLMLMALDRYVAICYPLRYPTILSNTTITKVGLATLTRSVLLMIPFTFLIKRLPYCRGNLMKHTYCDHMSLAKLSCGNIKINAIYGLLAAILIGGFDIFCISLSYTMIIRAVINLSSADARHKAFSTCTSHICAIAITYVPAFFNFFTHRFGGRSIPHHVHILIANLYLLLPPTLNPIVYGVKTKQIREGVIKLFSREKDTLSVR; translated from the coding sequence ATGCATCAAACCAACAACTCCAGTCTGACACCAAGATACTTCATCCTCAATGGGATTCCTGGGCTGGAAGCTGCACACATCTGGATCTCCCTGCCATTCTGCTTCATGTACATCATGGCTGTCATGGGGAACTGTGGACTAATGTACATGATCAGTCATGAGGAGGCCCTGCATCGGCCCATGTACTACTTCCTAGCCTTGCTGTCCCTTATAGATATTAGTGGGTGCACTGCATTTGTCCCCAATATGTTGTGTATCTTTTGGCTCAGTCTCAAAGTGATTGACTTTAATGCCTGCCTTGTGCAGATGTTTTTCATCCACATGCTGACAGGCATGGAGTCTGGGGTGCTCATGCTCATGGCTCTGGATCGCTATGTGGCCATTTGCTACCCTCTACGCTATCCTACTATCCTCAGCAACACCACGATCACCAAGGTTGGACTTGCCACCTTGACTCGAAGTGTGTTGCTTATGATACCATTCACTTTCCTGATCAAGCGTCTTCCCTACTGCAGAGGCAACCTCATGAAACACACCTATTGCGACCATATGTCTCTGGCCAAATTATCCTGTGGCAACATAAAGATTAATGCCATCTATGGTCTCTTAGCTGCCATATTGATTGGAGGGTTTGATATTTTCTGCATCTCCCTGTCTTACACCATGATTATCCGTGCTGTAATAAATCTCTCCTCTGCAGATGCTCGTCACAAAGCCTTCAGCACCTGTACATCACACATATGTGCTATTGCCATCACCTATGTCCCagccttcttcaatttctttactcACCGCTTTGGGGGACGCAGCATACCTCACCATGTACACATTTTAATAGCCAATCTCTACCTGTTACTGCCTCCCACATTGAATCCCATTGTCTATGGAGTGAAAACCAAGCAGATCCGTGAAGGAGTGATTAAACTGTTTTCTAGAGAGAAAGATACTTTGAGTGTGAGATAA